A stretch of DNA from Halobacillus litoralis:
AATCATTTACTCCGAGGCATGATTACTTTTTCCAAACATTGAAGAGTGTCGTAGACAGGGCCGATGAACGAAAGGCTCCTTTTCATTTCATTTACGGGGAAACGGAAAAAGCGTTCCGACACCTCATCAAGGATTTGAAAGTGGAGATGGTTTATTTCAATAAAGATGAAGTCGGATTTGGGAAAGACCGTGATGAATCGATTACCCAATATTTAAGTGAGCGTGATGTGGAAGTGTATGCTTACAATGATCATCATCTTCACGGAGCCGATGAAGTGAAGAAAAACGATGGAGGTTTTTACAAAGTTTTCTCTCCTTATCTTAAAAAGTGGAAGCAGCTTCAGAAGCCTGCCATCCAAAAAGTTGATTTTGATCAGTTATCTTCTTCCGCTCTTGATGAGAGGGAGGCATTTTCTGAAGGCCGGCGTGCATATGATGATTTGATCAAAAAAAACACGAGGCG
This window harbors:
- a CDS encoding deoxyribodipyrimidine photo-lyase encodes the protein MTRRAVWFRRDLRLNDHTALAKALEHTKGDDQIVLFFHIHPSLNQSFTPRHDYFFQTLKSVVDRADERKAPFHFIYGETEKAFRHLIKDLKVEMVYFNKDEVGFGKDRDESITQYLSERDVEVYAYNDHHLHGADEVKKNDGGFYKVFSPYLKKWKQLQKPAIQKVDFDQLSSSALDEREAFSEGRRAYDDLIKKNTRRL